A genomic stretch from Candidatus Hydrogenisulfobacillus filiaventi includes:
- a CDS encoding putative Spore gernimation protein (Evidence 3 : Putative function from multiple computational evidences), translating to MGMTLAGVLLGGCTVSRAMNDRLPVIAVAVEPAGPTLYRWTLVFPNLATTASTLPQGSIASAPFFAARVTAPSLQRALTRAEAGRARALDPGQLLAVVFSPRLTCARLATLVTAFNTVGFLHPSFWMAAGPPQAVEERGPEAVAPEYPLDKYFSCVACHPLDTSIPGWKLWTETASPGMSPVLPLLSPAGDGPRVRQVVVFPARHPAVVMNPAETRGWAYLTGRVRRESLDLVWRGGRYTLVGVRSRVRRRVRWAAGVKQAHVAVRVVADQVQGPPGVAVTAAVLPALERQAAAAILRDCRRALAFAARTRTDPFGFGRDLDWQAGPGAAGLPAARLASAPIRAVVTVQVYLKSGGLTG from the coding sequence GTGGGGATGACCCTGGCCGGGGTCCTGCTGGGGGGGTGTACCGTCAGCCGGGCCATGAACGACCGGCTGCCGGTAATCGCGGTGGCGGTGGAGCCTGCCGGTCCCACCCTCTACCGCTGGACCCTGGTCTTTCCCAACCTGGCCACCACCGCCTCCACCCTGCCTCAGGGCAGCATCGCCTCCGCACCCTTCTTTGCCGCCCGGGTCACGGCCCCCAGCCTGCAACGGGCCCTGACCCGGGCCGAGGCCGGGCGGGCCCGGGCCCTCGACCCCGGGCAGCTGCTGGCGGTGGTCTTTTCGCCCCGTCTCACCTGTGCCCGACTGGCGACCCTCGTCACCGCCTTCAACACCGTGGGTTTCCTGCATCCCTCCTTTTGGATGGCCGCCGGCCCGCCCCAGGCGGTGGAGGAGCGGGGACCGGAGGCGGTGGCCCCCGAATATCCCCTGGACAAGTACTTCTCCTGTGTCGCTTGTCACCCCTTGGACACCTCCATCCCCGGCTGGAAGCTCTGGACGGAGACGGCCTCCCCAGGCATGAGCCCGGTGCTGCCGCTGCTGTCCCCGGCCGGCGACGGTCCCCGGGTGCGGCAGGTGGTGGTATTTCCCGCACGGCACCCGGCGGTGGTGATGAACCCGGCGGAAACGCGCGGGTGGGCCTATCTGACCGGACGGGTGCGCCGGGAAAGCCTGGACCTGGTCTGGCGGGGCGGGCGCTATACCCTGGTGGGGGTGCGGAGCCGCGTGCGCCGGCGGGTCCGGTGGGCCGCGGGGGTGAAGCAGGCGCACGTGGCGGTCCGGGTGGTGGCCGACCAGGTGCAGGGCCCGCCAGGGGTGGCGGTGACCGCCGCCGTGCTGCCGGCGCTGGAACGGCAGGCGGCGGCCGCTATCCTCCGGGATTGCCGTCGGGCCCTCGCCTTCGCCGCCCGGACCCGCACCGATCCCTTCGGCTTCGGACGGGACCTGGACTGGCAGGCCGGCCCGGGGGCGGCCGGCCTGCCCGCCGCCCGCCTGGCATCGGCCCCCATCCGCGCGGTGGTCACGGTGCAGGTCTATCTCAAGAGCGGGGGGCTTACGGGCTGA
- a CDS encoding protein of unknown function (Evidence 5 : Unknown function) → MNTGPGPRSLLVLDPRPVLMSGVPRLLQVPFTRLVHLLSLPLAYPRRTHPLPFVAGNTGGGRPGRP, encoded by the coding sequence ATGAATACCGGGCCCGGGCCGCGCAGCCTGCTGGTGCTGGACCCCCGGCCGGTGCTGATGAGCGGGGTGCCGCGGCTCCTGCAGGTGCCCTTCACCCGCCTGGTCCACCTACTCAGCCTGCCCCTGGCCTACCCGCGCCGGACCCATCCCCTACCGTTCGTTGCTGGGAATACTGGCGGCGGGCGGCCAGGGCGGCCTTGA
- a CDS encoding AA_permease domain-containing protein: MNVPASGAVTGDLDAFFALPAPFPALARKNPAPAVPVPPGGIGRPLPDTLGGGKGGHSMAVRKAPEHARQARPRSRGPRRTLGTIGLTGLGIGGIIGAGFFLGSGIVIHRTGPGIVLTYLLAGIILAQVMGAITSLAVNVPVESSYQEYIHRYLGPFAGFLLGWVVYLSGILATGSEAVAMAVYSQTWLPGVPLGVYAVSYVLVIVGLNLFGVADLGKAETGMSLLKVGVLLAFILTAALLLGHLLPVPPAAGPAGLPRPGTFLPRGPGAVLQAMLIVIFSYAGVTTVAMAASRTRRPGRTVPQAALYTTVGVVLLYALSVAGLVLLLPYTRFSPQQSPFVTALRAYHLIWFARVFNAAVLVASFSVMAGTFYATEWMLISMALHGGAPAYFRHAEPGRPYRALITTALLVLATVSLAFVLPRSVYTELTAASSYFSFINWMLILLAFTVWHRRARRPREPVSALAFGAPYGAWVMAAAIAALGIYSLTIRSFRPAFLVFAALTLGVTLSWMWLQRRPAA; the protein is encoded by the coding sequence ATGAACGTCCCCGCTTCCGGCGCCGTCACCGGCGACCTCGACGCCTTCTTCGCCCTGCCCGCCCCGTTCCCTGCTCTGGCCCGGAAAAACCCGGCGCCGGCGGTCCCGGTTCCGCCTGGCGGGATAGGGCGGCCGTTACCGGACACGCTAGGGGGTGGCAAAGGGGGGCACAGCATGGCGGTCCGGAAGGCACCGGAACACGCGCGGCAGGCGAGGCCCCGGTCGCGGGGCCCGCGCCGCACCTTGGGGACCATCGGCCTGACCGGCCTCGGCATCGGCGGCATCATCGGGGCGGGGTTCTTTCTGGGCAGCGGGATTGTCATCCACCGGACGGGGCCGGGCATTGTGCTGACCTATCTGCTGGCGGGCATCATCCTGGCCCAGGTGATGGGGGCCATCACCTCCCTGGCCGTCAATGTCCCGGTCGAGTCGTCCTATCAAGAGTACATCCACCGCTACCTCGGACCCTTTGCCGGGTTCCTGCTGGGCTGGGTGGTCTATCTTTCCGGCATCCTGGCCACCGGCTCGGAGGCGGTGGCCATGGCGGTCTACTCGCAGACCTGGCTGCCGGGGGTCCCCTTAGGCGTCTACGCGGTAAGCTATGTGCTGGTGATCGTGGGGCTGAACCTCTTCGGCGTGGCGGACCTGGGCAAGGCGGAGACCGGCATGTCGCTATTAAAGGTTGGGGTGCTGCTCGCGTTCATCCTGACCGCCGCCCTCCTCCTGGGCCATCTGCTCCCCGTCCCCCCTGCGGCGGGCCCGGCCGGCCTCCCCCGCCCCGGGACTTTCCTCCCCCGGGGGCCCGGGGCGGTCCTTCAGGCGATGCTGATCGTCATCTTCAGCTATGCCGGGGTCACCACGGTGGCCATGGCCGCCTCCCGCACCCGCCGCCCGGGCCGGACGGTGCCGCAGGCGGCCCTATACACCACGGTGGGGGTGGTGCTGCTCTACGCGCTCTCCGTGGCCGGACTGGTCCTGCTGCTGCCCTACACCCGCTTCAGTCCCCAGCAGTCTCCTTTTGTCACCGCCTTGCGGGCTTACCACCTCATCTGGTTCGCGCGCGTCTTCAACGCCGCCGTCCTGGTCGCCTCGTTCTCGGTCATGGCCGGCACGTTCTATGCCACCGAATGGATGCTGATCAGCATGGCCCTGCACGGCGGCGCCCCCGCCTATTTCCGGCACGCCGAGCCCGGCCGCCCGTACCGCGCCCTTATCACCACCGCCCTCCTGGTGCTGGCCACCGTGAGCCTGGCCTTTGTCCTGCCCCGTTCGGTGTATACGGAACTGACCGCCGCTTCCAGTTACTTCAGCTTCATCAACTGGATGCTCATCCTGCTGGCGTTCACGGTCTGGCACCGGCGCGCGCGCCGGCCCCGGGAACCTGTCTCGGCCCTCGCCTTCGGGGCGCCGTATGGGGCCTGGGTGATGGCAGCCGCCATCGCGGCCCTCGGCATCTACAGCCTGACCATCCGGTCGTTCCGACCCGCTTTCCTGGTGTTCGCGGCCCTCACCCTGGGCGTCACCCTGAGCTGGATGTGGCTCCAACGCCGGCCCGCCGCCTGA
- the cooS gene encoding Putative carbon monoxide dehydrogenase small subunit (Evidence 2a : Function from experimental evidences in other organisms; Product type e : enzyme) — MHTCTSCTDHASIRDLQFRLAGEKIPTIFDRRRTQSPFCQFGRKGTCCTLCPDGPCRIRPGAERGICGIDADGMVARNLLRLVNQGGAAYTHDFKHTLKTLRAVAEGQGPFRVADPGKLTRMAARLGLPAADGPAAAAALAAYLDQEFRKDVDQPLDLIRRLAPPSRVALWERLGILPGGYLFEGHEAAAKVMPNIDTDYQDLLLTALRLGLSAGFLGNIATTLVRDVVLGSPAPTSGQADVGVLDPAYVNIVAHGHVPWTASALAQVLEEPAVQAMARQAGAKGIRLLGSMCVGQELTQRPGTAAGLGGQLGNWISQEFWLSTGAVDLVMMDKNCSTPALPQMAERTGTRLVPVSGLVHLRGVEDRPDLHYEPARAEAQARQLAAMAVEAYRRRQGRPLTVPEYRSPYMAGFGLESLSAALGGSLLPLVEAIAGGQIQGVVGLVSCTNTRNGQDLMTNALIRELIRRDIPVLVAGCAASAAQVAGLAAPEAAVLAGPGLRGLAQRLGIPPVLSYGSCLDAGRIVLTVYALSELLGVDPSRLPVAAAAPEYYNNDALIDALLAVASGITTLVGPLPPVTGGPGVTSLLTTGLDDLLGARFLVEEQDPVRAADLLTAHLQSRRQALTSAR; from the coding sequence ATGCATACCTGCACCAGCTGCACCGACCACGCCAGCATCCGGGATCTGCAGTTCCGGCTGGCGGGGGAGAAGATTCCCACCATTTTCGACCGTCGCCGCACCCAATCCCCGTTCTGCCAGTTCGGCCGCAAGGGCACCTGCTGCACCCTCTGCCCTGACGGCCCCTGCCGTATCCGGCCGGGCGCCGAACGCGGCATCTGCGGCATCGACGCCGACGGCATGGTGGCCCGCAACCTTCTGCGTCTGGTCAACCAGGGCGGGGCGGCCTACACCCACGACTTCAAGCACACCCTTAAAACTCTGCGGGCGGTGGCCGAGGGCCAAGGGCCGTTCCGGGTGGCGGATCCCGGCAAGCTGACCCGGATGGCCGCGCGGTTGGGCCTGCCGGCGGCGGACGGGCCCGCCGCCGCGGCCGCCCTGGCCGCCTATCTGGACCAGGAATTCCGCAAGGACGTGGACCAGCCTCTGGACCTGATCCGCCGCCTGGCGCCCCCCTCCCGGGTTGCCCTCTGGGAGCGCCTGGGCATCCTGCCCGGCGGCTACCTGTTTGAAGGACATGAGGCCGCCGCCAAGGTGATGCCCAACATCGATACCGATTACCAGGACCTGCTGCTGACCGCCCTGCGGCTGGGGCTATCGGCGGGCTTTCTGGGCAACATCGCTACCACCCTGGTGCGGGATGTGGTGCTGGGCTCCCCCGCCCCCACCAGCGGGCAGGCGGACGTGGGGGTGCTGGACCCCGCCTACGTCAACATCGTGGCCCATGGGCACGTGCCCTGGACGGCCTCCGCCCTGGCCCAGGTCCTGGAGGAACCGGCCGTGCAGGCTATGGCCCGTCAGGCGGGGGCCAAAGGCATCCGCCTGCTGGGATCCATGTGCGTGGGGCAGGAACTTACCCAGCGTCCTGGCACCGCCGCCGGACTGGGCGGACAGCTGGGCAACTGGATCAGCCAGGAGTTCTGGCTCAGCACCGGCGCAGTGGACCTGGTGATGATGGACAAGAACTGCAGCACCCCCGCCCTGCCCCAGATGGCGGAACGCACCGGCACCCGCCTGGTCCCGGTGTCAGGTCTGGTCCATCTGCGCGGGGTGGAGGACCGCCCCGACCTGCACTACGAGCCGGCCCGGGCCGAGGCCCAGGCCCGGCAGCTGGCGGCGATGGCGGTAGAGGCCTACCGCCGGCGCCAGGGCCGCCCGCTGACGGTGCCGGAGTACCGGAGCCCGTATATGGCCGGCTTCGGCCTGGAGTCGCTCAGCGCCGCCCTGGGCGGCAGCCTGCTGCCGCTGGTGGAAGCCATCGCCGGGGGACAAATCCAGGGAGTGGTGGGGCTAGTCAGCTGCACCAACACCCGCAACGGCCAGGACCTCATGACCAACGCCCTCATCCGCGAGCTGATCCGGCGCGATATTCCGGTGCTGGTGGCCGGATGTGCCGCCAGTGCCGCCCAGGTGGCGGGCCTGGCCGCCCCCGAGGCCGCCGTCCTGGCCGGGCCGGGCCTGCGCGGCCTGGCCCAACGCCTGGGCATCCCCCCTGTCCTTAGCTACGGCTCCTGCCTGGACGCCGGCCGTATCGTGCTTACCGTCTACGCCCTCAGCGAGCTCCTGGGCGTGGACCCCTCCCGCCTGCCCGTGGCTGCAGCCGCGCCCGAATACTACAACAATGACGCCCTCATAGACGCCCTGCTGGCGGTAGCCAGCGGCATCACCACCCTGGTCGGGCCGCTGCCGCCGGTCACCGGGGGTCCGGGGGTAACCAGCCTGCTGACCACCGGCCTGGATGACCTCCTGGGCGCCCGTTTCCTGGTCGAGGAGCAGGACCCGGTGCGGGCCGCCGACCTGCTCACCGCCCATCTGCAAAGCCGGCGCCAGGCCCTGACCTCCGCCCGCTGA
- a CDS encoding exported protein of unknown function (Evidence 5 : Unknown function), with product MDKRRVRAAALLVMAGLAGGCGGPARPAAVRPAGGTRTAATVPGGWRVWTPAGVTGFTTGPVAVALRGRGLDTLSVHPVSRFSSRLEVTDAGGRVIWTLDHVGAVAVYRFAGHLPVLLLRADADFCGSGGCVYRSYTWNPARGAFVPVPAPAAAAVAYRYDPATAAFTAVPQPLEGLTPADWSGFVTAGTRGPGVTVRLYDTLQHVQTQDWRYESRASDPTGRWVPAGPARFGPDSPVGSGALVALGDTPGAAAEAFVTAAELGLPRQAASLAAPGADVPALRARLTSVLGGDTEPGFTVLPGTSPDVALAVWAVSGSNPALHQARVTLRMTDVRGRWRVADLSVAPGRKPAVATVGQVLDVLARSPQVTGFFASQPGALVTEVSPVAYGSWGVYAGSRPGAHHRPMDRGRGHRHGGARSRSRHLSRSRPVRRCPWHPGGAAHPPGSPGPLRTRTGGIPASGLARAAVVGAGRVAYNLGEPHGGNENRVREDLSRWQRLPRSAPSAGGPRGSPARPASCTVPDMWRSRTSGWKCGRWSPNSGWSRSRCNGR from the coding sequence ATGGATAAGCGGCGGGTACGGGCGGCGGCGTTGCTGGTCATGGCGGGCCTGGCCGGGGGGTGCGGCGGACCGGCCCGGCCGGCGGCAGTGCGGCCGGCCGGGGGGACGCGGACGGCCGCCACCGTTCCCGGCGGGTGGCGGGTGTGGACGCCGGCGGGCGTGACCGGATTTACCACCGGACCGGTGGCGGTGGCGCTGCGGGGCCGGGGTCTCGACACCTTGTCCGTCCACCCGGTGTCGCGGTTTTCCTCCCGCCTGGAGGTCACGGATGCGGGCGGCCGGGTCATCTGGACCCTCGACCATGTGGGGGCCGTGGCGGTCTACCGCTTCGCCGGGCATCTGCCGGTGCTGCTGCTGCGCGCCGATGCAGATTTCTGCGGGAGCGGCGGCTGCGTCTACCGCTCCTACACCTGGAACCCTGCCCGCGGGGCTTTCGTGCCGGTCCCGGCCCCGGCGGCGGCTGCGGTGGCATACCGCTACGACCCCGCCACCGCAGCCTTCACCGCGGTGCCCCAGCCCCTGGAGGGCCTGACGCCGGCCGACTGGTCCGGTTTCGTGACGGCCGGGACCCGTGGCCCCGGCGTCACCGTGCGGCTTTACGACACCCTGCAGCACGTGCAGACTCAGGACTGGCGGTATGAAAGCCGGGCCTCGGATCCCACCGGGCGGTGGGTGCCTGCCGGCCCGGCGCGGTTCGGGCCGGACAGCCCGGTGGGGAGCGGGGCGCTGGTGGCGTTGGGCGATACCCCCGGGGCGGCGGCGGAGGCGTTCGTGACCGCGGCCGAGCTGGGGCTGCCCCGCCAGGCGGCCTCCCTGGCCGCACCGGGCGCGGATGTCCCCGCCCTGCGCGCACGATTGACCTCTGTGCTGGGAGGGGACACGGAACCGGGCTTCACCGTCCTCCCGGGGACTTCCCCGGATGTCGCTCTCGCGGTGTGGGCCGTCTCCGGGAGCAACCCGGCCCTCCACCAGGCCCGGGTCACGCTCCGGATGACGGATGTGCGGGGCCGCTGGCGGGTGGCCGACCTGTCGGTGGCACCCGGCCGCAAGCCGGCGGTGGCCACGGTTGGGCAGGTGCTGGACGTCCTGGCGCGCTCGCCGCAGGTGACCGGGTTCTTTGCCAGCCAACCCGGGGCCCTGGTCACGGAGGTGTCGCCGGTGGCCTACGGCAGCTGGGGGGTGTACGCGGGTAGCCGACCAGGGGCGCATCACCGCCCAATGGACCGTGGACGCGGCCACCGGCACGGTGGCGCCCGCAGCCGTTCCCGGCACCTGAGCCGGTCCCGCCCCGTTCGGCGGTGCCCGTGGCACCCCGGCGGGGCTGCCCATCCCCCTGGGAGCCCAGGGCCACTCCGCACCCGGACCGGGGGAATCCCGGCCTCCGGCCTTGCCAGGGCAGCGGTTGTCGGCGCCGGGCGGGTAGCCTATAATCTCGGCGAACCACACGGTGGCAATGAAAACCGCGTCAGGGAGGACTTGTCTCGATGGCAACGCTTGCCAAGGTCTGCACCGTCTGCGGGCGGCCCCAGGGGGAGCCCTGCGAGGCCTGCCAGCTGCACAGTCCCGGATATGTGGCGGTCAAGGACGTCTGGCTGGAAGTGCGGCCGCTGGAGCCCGAATTCCGGCTGGAGCCGGTCCCGGTGCAATGGGCGGTAG
- a CDS encoding PLD phosphodiesterase domain-containing protein — protein MGITVELGIRTWFSPEDDTQTVFLDFLRQAQHSLRLAVYSFHLPVAVDILSQQLRAGVNVALVLDHSQAERALELPEIRQLLATGAEVTVGTSRLHAIMHHKFAVADGMRVLTGSWNFTLSASREDNFIQVTSNPEYARLFLDKWQAMRAWMRTHEPQWQPPAGP, from the coding sequence ATGGGCATCACGGTCGAACTGGGCATCCGCACCTGGTTCAGTCCCGAAGACGACACCCAGACGGTGTTCCTGGATTTTTTGCGGCAGGCACAGCACAGCCTCCGCCTGGCGGTTTACAGCTTCCATCTTCCGGTGGCGGTGGACATCCTGAGCCAGCAGCTGCGGGCCGGGGTGAATGTGGCCCTGGTCCTCGACCACTCCCAGGCCGAACGGGCGCTGGAACTGCCCGAGATCCGGCAGCTGCTGGCGACGGGGGCGGAGGTGACCGTGGGCACCTCCCGCCTACACGCCATCATGCACCACAAGTTTGCGGTCGCGGACGGGATGCGGGTCCTCACTGGCAGCTGGAACTTCACCCTCTCCGCCAGCCGGGAGGACAACTTCATTCAGGTGACCTCCAACCCGGAATACGCGCGCCTCTTTCTGGACAAGTGGCAGGCCATGCGCGCCTGGATGCGGACCCACGAGCCACAATGGCAGCCGCCTGCCGGCCCTTGA
- a CDS encoding cAMP-binding proteins - catabolite gene activator and regulatory subunit of cAMP-dependent protein kinases has protein sequence MASTGCQAKCPDFAAGCGRVELRAGLSLRSWWLPPLLADLPGVEPDLLPVQTVPRGAILFREGEPAAGMWYLAAGWVKLVREAPDGRERVLWVKRPGDYVAEGTLTLQSVYPASAVALAPLRAVLIPRERWALLVCRYPQLAAGLNAILIRALAAAQVRLRDQSGPVLERVARLLLDLAQGPEALPLRHEDVAALVGASRERVSRALAHLRREGLIAGGPRRLRVQRDRLGRWLQDRE, from the coding sequence ATGGCTAGCACCGGATGCCAGGCGAAATGCCCGGATTTCGCGGCCGGCTGCGGCCGGGTGGAGCTGCGCGCAGGGCTTTCCCTGCGGTCCTGGTGGCTGCCGCCGTTGCTGGCTGACCTGCCGGGGGTGGAGCCGGACCTCCTGCCGGTGCAGACGGTCCCGCGCGGGGCGATCCTGTTCCGGGAAGGGGAGCCGGCGGCCGGGATGTGGTACCTGGCTGCAGGCTGGGTCAAGCTGGTACGGGAGGCCCCCGACGGCCGCGAGCGGGTCTTGTGGGTCAAGCGACCGGGGGATTATGTGGCGGAGGGGACCCTGACCCTGCAGAGCGTCTACCCGGCTTCCGCGGTGGCCCTGGCCCCGCTGCGGGCGGTGCTGATCCCGCGCGAACGCTGGGCGCTGCTGGTGTGCCGGTATCCGCAGCTGGCGGCAGGCCTGAACGCCATCCTCATCCGGGCCCTGGCCGCTGCCCAGGTACGACTGCGGGACCAAAGCGGCCCGGTGCTGGAACGGGTGGCGCGGCTGCTCCTGGACCTGGCGCAAGGTCCGGAAGCGCTGCCGCTGCGGCACGAGGATGTGGCCGCCCTGGTCGGCGCCTCGCGGGAACGGGTGTCGCGGGCGTTGGCGCATTTGCGCCGGGAAGGCCTGATTGCCGGCGGGCCCCGCCGGTTGCGGGTCCAGCGGGACCGCCTGGGCCGGTGGCTGCAGGACCGGGAGTAA
- a CDS encoding putative Spore germination protein (Evidence 3 : Putative function from multiple computational evidences), translated as MREPPLAEPIAAGQFFWLHAASIVTGGVFLWPAPLLAGAGRDAVGAFVFSLLLVLALTALRFAWIGYVGVSALPVLLARTWGRAGAWLLLVLMTLVVSLPLAAAVLALFGEMMTTFFYPRLPLWVLEGTPLAVAVLLGRARLADLARNVAFWFPLVGGVTLFLLGMGLANLQDAGAMLPAAALDPADLWRGVAGSWFLWNQCVFVEAAAGVVRGRPGRRLRRLALLGAAFLGLCLLGFLGMALGTLGPEVAGGLRWPLVYLFSALNIHQFFVTRLALLGFFSWVVTFVLFQAIYLFFLAYHWQIGLGLGDRGRRLLVLALALFTLAGALILNTAHAAQSLLLGVISPLCLAAGLSITPLSLLKAALAARRQYSQQRTVGDGSGAGRPGAG; from the coding sequence ATGCGAGAGCCGCCGCTCGCCGAACCGATTGCGGCCGGCCAGTTTTTCTGGCTCCATGCCGCCTCGATTGTCACCGGCGGGGTGTTCCTGTGGCCGGCGCCGCTGCTGGCGGGGGCAGGGCGGGATGCGGTCGGGGCCTTTGTGTTTTCCCTGCTGCTGGTGCTGGCTCTCACGGCCCTCCGCTTCGCCTGGATAGGCTACGTTGGGGTGTCGGCCCTGCCCGTGCTCCTGGCCCGCACCTGGGGCCGGGCCGGCGCCTGGCTGCTCCTGGTGCTGATGACCTTGGTGGTGTCCCTGCCCTTGGCCGCCGCCGTCCTGGCCCTGTTCGGGGAGATGATGACCACCTTCTTTTACCCCCGCCTGCCCCTCTGGGTGCTGGAAGGGACCCCGCTGGCGGTGGCGGTGCTGTTGGGTCGCGCCCGCCTGGCCGACTTGGCCCGCAATGTCGCCTTCTGGTTCCCCCTGGTGGGGGGCGTCACCCTCTTCTTGCTCGGCATGGGGCTGGCCAACCTGCAGGATGCCGGGGCCATGCTGCCCGCGGCCGCTCTGGATCCGGCCGATCTCTGGCGGGGGGTAGCCGGCAGCTGGTTCCTCTGGAACCAGTGCGTATTTGTGGAGGCGGCCGCGGGGGTGGTGCGGGGCCGCCCCGGGCGGCGGCTGCGGCGGCTGGCCCTGCTGGGGGCGGCATTCCTGGGGCTGTGCCTGTTGGGGTTCCTGGGCATGGCACTAGGCACGCTGGGGCCGGAGGTGGCGGGAGGGCTCCGCTGGCCCCTGGTCTACCTGTTCTCGGCCTTGAATATCCATCAGTTCTTCGTCACCCGGCTGGCCCTGCTCGGCTTCTTCAGCTGGGTGGTTACCTTTGTGCTTTTCCAGGCCATCTACCTTTTTTTCCTGGCCTACCACTGGCAGATCGGGCTGGGGTTGGGGGACCGGGGCCGCCGGCTCCTGGTGCTCGCCCTGGCCCTGTTCACCCTGGCCGGGGCGCTGATCCTCAACACCGCCCACGCCGCCCAGAGCCTGCTGCTGGGGGTGATCAGCCCTCTCTGCCTGGCTGCCGGGCTTTCCATCACCCCCCTCTCCCTGCTCAAGGCCGCCCTGGCCGCCCGCCGCCAGTATTCCCAGCAACGAACGGTAGGGGATGGGTCCGGCGCGGGTAGGCCAGGGGCAGGCTGA
- a CDS encoding protein of unknown function (Evidence 5 : Unknown function), giving the protein MRPLEPEFRLEPVPVQWAVGTVGGGLTAEWDWATGRWEELPGAGAGGEHPYAWLELTTHCPHRCRHCYLGDRLGKGHAPAASIHAALETLTPFGVEEVVLAGGEPTMHPDFLAILDHARRAAPVVRVLTNGWSQYPELIEALARPGVRVEVPLLGWEGDHDWMTRTPGSFARITASLRQYRAAGVDLTLTTTLTKAGTAALPRLRALAKELGIPFEATALARQGEAVEHWSELAAEA; this is encoded by the coding sequence GTGCGGCCGCTGGAGCCCGAATTCCGGCTGGAGCCGGTCCCGGTGCAATGGGCGGTAGGCACCGTCGGCGGCGGGCTGACGGCGGAATGGGACTGGGCGACCGGCCGTTGGGAGGAACTGCCGGGCGCCGGTGCCGGCGGGGAACACCCCTACGCCTGGCTGGAGCTCACCACCCATTGCCCGCACCGTTGCCGGCATTGCTACCTGGGTGACCGCCTGGGTAAGGGGCATGCGCCGGCCGCCTCCATCCACGCGGCCCTGGAAACCCTGACCCCCTTCGGGGTGGAGGAGGTGGTGCTCGCGGGCGGAGAGCCGACGATGCACCCCGATTTCCTGGCCATCCTCGACCACGCGCGACGGGCGGCGCCCGTGGTCCGGGTGCTGACCAACGGCTGGAGTCAGTACCCCGAACTGATCGAGGCCCTGGCCCGGCCCGGTGTGCGGGTGGAGGTGCCCCTTTTGGGCTGGGAGGGGGATCACGACTGGATGACGCGCACCCCGGGCTCCTTTGCGCGCATCACCGCCAGCCTGCGCCAGTACCGCGCGGCGGGGGTCGACCTTACCCTGACCACTACCCTGACCAAGGCCGGTACCGCCGCCCTGCCCCGGCTGCGGGCCCTGGCTAAGGAGCTCGGCATCCCCTTCGAGGCCACGGCCCTGGCCCGGCAGGGGGAGGCCGTGGAGCATTGGTCGGAACTGGCGGCCGAGGCCTGA
- a CDS encoding conserved protein of unknown function (Evidence 4 : Unknown function but conserved in other organisms): MSFFRALEQALSGGGAAPDRLPDHACARCQVAMEYKGPHALRTGGLNRGWGVAADVLLGAGDETALNELMEKNVVVHVFVCPQCGALDLVNDPRRGF, from the coding sequence ATGAGCTTTTTCCGGGCTTTGGAGCAGGCGTTAAGCGGAGGCGGGGCGGCGCCGGACCGGCTGCCTGACCATGCCTGCGCCCGCTGCCAGGTGGCAATGGAGTACAAGGGCCCCCATGCGCTGCGCACCGGCGGGCTTAACCGCGGCTGGGGAGTGGCTGCGGATGTCCTTCTGGGGGCGGGGGACGAGACGGCGCTCAATGAGCTGATGGAGAAGAACGTGGTGGTGCATGTGTTCGTCTGCCCGCAATGCGGGGCCCTGGACTTGGTCAACGACCCGCGGCGCGGGTTCTGA